From one Thunnus maccoyii chromosome 6, fThuMac1.1, whole genome shotgun sequence genomic stretch:
- the itm2ca gene encoding integral membrane protein 2Ca, protein MVKISFQSVAGQKVEKENDGDKTEILIPHPMDEEELVLPLRPKKSPLNGLCCLTFGLVVFMAGLVLASIYVYRYYFIPHIPDNSFHCRVLYEDSVYAPLRGRQELEENVSIYLADNYEKITVPVPHFGGSDPADIIHDFHRGLTAYHDIALDKCYVIELNTTIVMPPRNLWELLINVKKGTYLPQTYILHEEMVVTGKVHNMRQLGPFIYRLCNGKDTYRLNRRVSRRRINKREAKDCHHIRHFENTFVVETVICDEA, encoded by the exons ATGGTGAAAATCAGTTTCCAGTCTGTCGCGGGACAGAAAGTGGAAAAGGAGAATGATGGCGACAAGACCGAAATCCTCATCCCTCATCCAATG GATGAGGAGGAGCTGGTTCTGCCGCTGCGGCCCAAGAAGTCTCCCCTGAACGGCCTGTGCTGCCTGACGTTTGGCCTGGTTGTGTTCATGGCCGGTCTGGTCCTCGCCTCAATCTATGTGTATCGCTACTACTTCATACCTCAT atCCCAGATAACTCGTTCCACTGCAGGGTGCTTTATGAAGACTCAGTGTACGCCCCGCTGCGTGGGCGTCAGGAACTGGAGGAAAATGTTAGCATCTACTTGGCCGACAACTATGAGAAGATCACTGTGCCCGTGCCTCACTTTGGAGGCAGCGACCCTGCTGATATCATCCACGACTTCCACAGa GGACTGACAGCCTACCATGACATCGCTCTGGACAAGTGCTACGTTATAGAGCTCAACACCACTATCGTGATGCCTCCGCGCAACCTTTGGGAGCTTCTCATCAACGTCAAG AAGGGTACATACTTGCCTCAGACCTACATCCTCCACGAAGAGATGGTGGTGACCGGCAAAGTGCACAACATGCGTCAGCTGGGACCCTTCATCTACCGCCTGTGCAACGGGAAGGACACGTACCGCCTGAACCGTCGTGTCTCCCGCAGAC GCATCAACAAGCGCGAGGCGAAGGACTGCCACCACATCCGTCACTTTGAGAATACATTTGTGGTGGAGACGGTTATCTGCGATGAAGCGTAA
- the LOC121899225 gene encoding lysophosphatidic acid receptor 6-like produces MNNSEEYRPEPNQAYAVVFGSVMVLGLPLNAVSLWILLRRHSLKSSNAIFMVNLAISDLLLVISLPMKVYFYTTGTWPLSSKACNCITMLFRNNIRSSSIFITLISVDRLLAVVYPLRSRHLRTASNAWKSVALVWLFVLVVNIPEGLVLAKNLNNSSESTCFEFRGQHQQQQQQQQQQPGSALSYFHLVLVVTLLTVNLVSTVLVSCSLHRRLNDSAKVNNKVNVMLIFAMNLVMFTICFLPVSVGVLTIKRDKITPLVCLASVNCCLDPLLYYFSLDAFWKKKEDVDLAREQQTWDNLFS; encoded by the coding sequence ATGAACAACAGTGAGGAGTATAGACCTGAGCCAAATCAGGCTTATGCTGTGGTGTTTGGATCTGTTATGGTGCTGGGTTTGCCTCTCAATGCTGTGTCACTGTGGATTCTGCTTCGCCGCCACAGCCTCAAATCCTCCAATGCCATCTTCATGGTCAACCTGGCGATCTCAGACCTGCTGCTGGTCATCTCCTTGCCCATGAAGGTCTACTTTTACACCACAGGAACCTGGCCTCTGAGCTCAAAGGCATGCAACTGTATCACGATGCTCTTTCGCAACAACATCCGCTCGAGCTCCATCTTCATCACCCTCATCAGCGTGGATCGGCTGCTGGCTGTGGTTTATCCTCTGAGGTCACGCCATCTGCGAACTGCTTCCAACGCCTGGAAATCTGTTGCACTCGTATGGCTGTTTGTGCTCGTGGTGAACATACCAGAGGGACTGGTCCTTGCAAAAAACTTGAACAACTCCAGTGAATCTACCTGTTTTGAATTTCGTggacagcatcagcagcagcagcagcagcagcagcagcagcctggatcAGCACTGTCATACTTTCATCTTGTGCTAGTGGTCACCCTGCTGACAGTCAACCTTGTGTCCACTGTTTTGGTGTCTTGCAGTCTACACAGACGTCTCAATGACTCTGCAAAGGTCAACAACAAGGTGAATGTCATGCTGATTTTTGCCATGAACTTGGTGATGTTCACCATATGTTTCTTGCCTGTGTCGGTTGGTGTGCTTACAATTAAGAGAGATAAGATTACGCCTTTGGTATGTCTTGCTTCTGTGAACTGCTGTCTGGATCCGCTGTTGTACTACTTTTCTTTGGATGCCTTctggaagaaaaaagaggatGTGGATCTTGCAAGAGAACAGCAGACATGGGACAATCTATTTTCATGA
- the LOC121899342 gene encoding lysophosphatidic acid receptor 4-like — translation MNNSVDYRPEPNQAYAVVFGSVMVLGLPLNAVSLWILLRRHSLKSPNAIFMVNLAISDLLLVISLPMRVYLYATGTWPLSSKACTCITMLFRNNIRSSSIFITLISVDRLLAVVYPLRSRHLRTASNTWKSVALVWLFVLMVNIPEGLAYARKLNNSSESTCFEFRRQQQWPRYFQLVLVVTLLTVNLVSTALVSCSLQRHLNDSAKVNNKVNVMLIFAMNLVMFTICFLPVSVGVLTIKRHEITPLVCLASVNCCLDPLLYYFSLDAFWKKKEDVDLAREQ, via the coding sequence ATGAACAACAGTGTGGATTATAGACCTGAGCCAAATCAGGCTTATGCTGTGGTGTTTGGATCTGTTATGGTGCTGGGTTTGCCTCTCAATGCTGTGTCACTGTGGATTCTGCTTCGCCGCCACAGCCTCAAATCCCCCAATGCCATCTTCATGGTCAACCTGGCGATCTCAGACCTGCTGCTGGTCATCTCCTTGCCCATGAGGGTCTATTTATACGCCACAGGAACCTGGCCTCTGAGCTCAAAGGCATGCACATGTATCACGATGCTCTTTCGCAACAACATCCGCTCGAGCTCCATCTTCATCACCCTCATCAGCGTGGATCGGCTGCTGGCTGTGGTTTATCCTCTGAGGTCACGCCATCTGCGAACTGCTTCCAACACCTGGAAATCTGTTGCACTTGTTTGGCTGTTTGTGCTCATGGTGAACATACCAGAGGGACTGGCCTATGCAAGAAAATTAAACAACTCCAGTGAATCTACCTGTTTTGAATTTCGTAGACAGCAGCAGTGGCCTCGATACTTTCAGCTTGTGCTAGTGGTCACCCTGCTGACAGTCAACCTTGTGTCCACTGCTTTGGTGTCTTGCAGTCTACAAAGACATCTCAATGACTCTGCAAAGGTCAACAACAAGGTGAATGTCATGCTGATTTTTGCCATGAACTTGGTGATGTTCACCATATGTTTCTTGCCTGTGTCGGTTGGTGTGCTTACAATTAAGAGACATGAGATTACGCCTTTGGTATGTCTTGCTTCTGTGAACTGCTGTCTGGATCCACTGTTGTACTACTTTTCTTTGGATGCCTTctggaagaaaaaagaggatGTGGATCTTGCAAGAGAACAGTAG
- the LOC121898924 gene encoding lysophosphatidic acid receptor 4-like, whose amino-acid sequence MNNSEEYRTAPNQAYAVVFGSVMVLGLPLNAVSLWILLRRHSLKSPNAIFMVNLAISDLLLVISLPMRVYYYATGTWPLSSKACIYITMLFLNNIRSSSIFITFISVDRLLAVVYPLRSRNLRTASNAWKSVALVWLFVLVVNIPEGLELAKNLKSVNESTCFEFNTQQWPQSAMSYLHLVLVVTLLTVNLVSTALVSCTLHRRLNDSAKVNNKVNVMLIFAMNLVMFTICFLPVSVGVLTIKRHEITPLVCLASVNCCLDPLLYYFSLDAFWKKKEDVDLAREQ is encoded by the coding sequence ATGAACAACAGTGAGGAGTATAGAACTGCGCCAAATCAGGCTTATGCTGTGGTGTTTGGATCTGTTATGGTGCTGGGTTTGCCTCTCAATGCTGTGTCACTGTGGATTCTGCTTCGCCGCCACAGCCTCAAATCCCCCAATGCCATCTTCATGGTCAACCTGGCGATCTCAGACCTGCTGCTGGTCATCTCCTTGCCCATGAGGGTCTATTATTACGCCACAGGAACCTGGCCTCTGAGCTCAAAGGCATGCATATATATCACAATGCTCTTTCTCAACAACATCCGCTCGAGCTCCAtcttcatcaccttcatcagCGTGGATCGGCTGCTGGCTGTGGTTTATCCTCTGAGGTCACGCAATCTGCGAACTGCTTCCAACGCCTGGAAATCTGTTGCTCTTGTTTGGCTGTTTGTGCTCGTGGTGAACATACCAGAGGGACTGGAGCTTgcaaaaaacttaaaaagtgTCAATGAATCTACCTGTTTTGAATTTAATACGCAGCAGTGGCCTCAATCAGCAATGTCTTATCTTCATCTTGTGCTAGTGGTCACCCTGCTGACAGTCAACCTTGTGTCCACTGCTTTGGTGTCTTGCACTCTACACAGACGTCTCAATGACTCTGCAAAGGTCAACAACAAGGTGAATGTCATGCTGATTTTTGCCATGAACTTGGTGATGTTCACCATATGTTTCTTGCCTGTGTCGGTTGGTGTGCTTACAATTAAGAGACATGAGATTACGCCTTTGGTATGTCTTGCTTCTGTGAACTGCTGTCTGGATCCGCTGTTGTACTACTTTTCTTTGGATGCCTTctggaagaaaaaagaggatGTGGATCTTGCAAGAGAACAGTAG
- the LOC121899208 gene encoding lysophosphatidic acid receptor 4-like: MNNSEEYRTAPNQAYAVVFGSVMVLGLPLNAVSLWILLHRHSLKSPNAIFMVNLAISDLLLVISLPMRVYYYATGTLPLSSKACTCITMLFLNNICSSSIFITFISVDRLLAVVYPLRSRHRRTASNTWKSVALVWLFVLVVNIPEGLELAKNLKSVNECTCFEFNTQQWPQSAMSYLHLVLVVTLLTVNLVSTALVSCTLHRRLNDSAKVNNKVNVMLIFAMNLVMFTICFLPVSVGVLTIKRHEITPLVCLASVNCCLDPLLYYFSLDAFWKKKEDVDLAREQ, from the coding sequence ATGAACAACAGTGAGGAGTATAGAACTGCGCCAAATCAGGCTTATGCTGTGGTGTTTGGATCTGTTATGGTGCTGGGTTTGCCTCTCAATGCTGTGTCACTGTGGATTCTGCTTCACCGCCACAGCCTCAAATCCCCCAATGCCATCTTCATGGTCAACCTGGCGATCTCAGACCTGCTGCTGGTCATCTCCTTGCCCATGAGGGTCTATTATTACGCCACAGGAACCTTGCCTCTGAGCTCAAAGGCATGCACATGTATCACAATGCTCTTTCTCAACAACATCTGCTCGAGCTCCAtcttcatcaccttcatcagTGTGGATCGGCTGCTGGCTGTGGTTTATCCTCTGAGGTCACGCCATCGGCGAACTGCTTCCAACACCTGGAAATCTGTTGCTCTTGTTTGGCTGTTTGTGCTCGTGGTGAACATACCAGAGGGACTGGAGCTTgcaaaaaacttaaaaagtgTCAATGAATGTACCTGTTTTGAATTTAATACGCAGCAGTGGCCTCAATCAGCAATGTCTTATCTTCATCTTGTGCTAGTGGTCACCCTGCTGACAGTCAACCTTGTGTCCACTGCTTTGGTGTCTTGCACTCTACACAGACGTCTCAATGACTCTGCAAAGGTCAACAACAAGGTGAATGTCATGCTGATTTTTGCCATGAACTTGGTGATGTTCACCATATGTTTCTTACCTGTGTCGGTTGGTGTGCTTACAATTAAGAGACATGAGATTACGCCTTTGGTATGTCTTGCTTCTGTGAACTGCTGTCTGGATCCACTGTTGTACTACTTTTCTTTGGATGCCTTctggaagaaaaaagaggatGTGGATCTTGCAAGAGAACAGTAG